GGACCGCCCGCAACTTCGGCGCGACGTGAATCACGGCGGCCTGCGAGGTGCCGGCCAGACCGAGGGCTGCGACCAAGCCCGCGAGCAAAAGTTTCTTTGAAGTCATTCTCCACCTTCCGTAAGCAAGAAAAACGTGCCAGAAATGTCCCAGTTCACACAGTTGCTGCAACGAACCAGTCTCTCTCTCTACCCAGTCCAACAGAGTGAGTCAGCCGAAGCTGGATGCGACAATCCATTAGTTCATCAGCGGGTGGTCCTCCTTCACGCAAACAGGTGCATAGTCCGCGCGACCACTCCACGTGTCAGATTCTACCAAGGTGATCGAGCCGCGCCAACCAAAAAAACAAAAAATCCCGGCGCTACCAAGACTTGCCAGCAGCAAGCCGCCCGGCTCGGGGACCGCGAACAACCGGGCCGACCCGGCGGGCATCTCCGCCGAGGTCCCGAAATTGTTTCGCACGTGGTTCAGATCGCTAATCTGAACCAGCCCATCGCCGTCGGTATCGCCCAGGCCCAAAGAGCCGAAATTGTTCCGCACGTTATTGAGGTCCGCGATGCCCACGGCGCCGTCGCCGTCGGTGTCGCCGAGGACGGTCACGACCCGGAGTAGCGCATGGATCGAGCCGTCCGTCGCCCCAGCCATGCCGCCATCAATCGGCAGCTCGGAATTGCCGAACCGGACGTTGTCGTATCCCTGCAAATGGGTGGATACGCCTCGATTGCCGACCTGGAGCGAAAGGCCGAACTCGCCGACGGCCACTCCGTTCAGTTGCAACTGAGAGTGAAGGAAGGCGCCGCTGGCACCATTAAAGAGTGGATCCTGACCGCCGTTTTCCGCGCTTAGACCCAAACTGGGCGTAAATCCAGGAATCGGCGTGTCATTGATCAGTGCGGCCGCGTTCCAGTCGCGGAATAAGTACTGGCTCTGGTTGAGCACGCCCCCCGGCGTCCCCACGGGCGCCGGCGGATTCAGCGTCTGGGGATTTTGCACAGTGTATGCATCCCAACGCAGTGAATCTCCGCTCAGCGGCGGCTGCAGAATCTCATGGGACACGACGAATAGCCCACCTGGCGCGCTTGCGGCCAGACTGAGGGAAATGCCGTGCAGCGTTTCGCCAACGTCGGGAATCACCCAAACGTAGAGCGACGCCGCTTCGCCCAAGACAAACGTCTGCTGGCCGATCGATTGCCACGAGGGGTTGGTCGGCGACGGGGAAAGAAACACGCGCGCTCCTTGCGCCGAGGTCGTACAAACGACCCATGCCGCAACGAAAAACGCCACTTCCAACCGTCGCATGGATGCCACTCAAAAGCTGCGGTGAAGCGGGAAATCTGGTCCGCCATCGAACCCGATCCACCGCTCCCGAATATATCCGCGTTAGGGAAAAGTGTCTACAAAAATGCGAATTCCTGACGAAAGTCGCATGACTTGTACGTACTACTAAGCGGACGATTCGGCACAATCGGACCGCGCGGCGCGGCGGAATGCCTCGCCAATTGTGCGACGGCCAATTAGGATGAAGATTCCGGCCTTGGCGAGCCTTTGAACGCCACCCTTGATGAGAAATGCGGTGAATCTGCGAATCAGGCTACGGATTGCGACCGACGCCGCTCGGCGGATGCGCTCGTCGCCGGACTTGAATTACGCGTTGGCCAAACACCAGGCGGCGCGGCTTCTCTGCCCGGACGGCATCGCCGCGCGGGACTTGCCGTCGGACGGCGAGGTACGCGAGGAACTGGAACTGCTGGTCCCGGGCCTCACGCCAATAGACGCACCTGCCGCGGAGGTTGTGACTTCGGTCGATCGCTTTCGCACCTATCGTTTGCTGCTGACAGCCCTCGAGCCGGTGCAGCAATCCCGCCGGACGCACCCCGAGGGGGATGCGCTTTATCACAGCCTGCAGGTGTTCGACCTGGCGCGCGAAGAGCTTCCCTACGACGAGGAATTCCTCCTGGCCGCCTTGCTTCATGACGTGGGCAAGGCGATCTCGCCGGGAAATCATGTCGTCGCCGGGCTGGAAGCGCTATCCGGAACAATCACGGAACGCACTTCCTGGTTCATCGAGCATCACCCAGATGCCCACGCGCTACGCGGCGGGACGCTGGGAGTGCGGTCGCTGCGTCGCCTGCAGGCGTCGCCGGATTTCGAGGAGCTACTGATGCTCGGAAAGTGCGACCGACAAGGACGACAGATCGGCGTGCTCGTCCCGGATGTGGACGAGGCGCTCGCGTATGTGGCTGAGTTGGCGGCGGAATGCGGCGAGGAGTAGTTCCGGACCTGGCGTCCTCGTCGAAGAACGGTAGCATTACTTGCCGAAGATGCGGTCGCGTTTGGCTTGGTTGTAGGCCAGCTTTTCGGCGGCGGACATCTTTTCGAAGTTCGGCGTTCCGTTCGACGACTCGGGCTTGGTGCCGCACTTCGTGGGGGACTTGCCGCCGCAACCGCAACCGCAATCTTTCTTCTTCGGTGCGCCGACGGTGATCGGGCCGAGTTGGTTCGGCGCCGATGGCGTGGTGTTCGACGCGGGAATCGCCACCGGAACGCTGACGCTTGAGCCGCCGTAGCTCATCACGTTGGTTTGCAGCACGAGATCGTCCGCCAGCGAGCGCTGCGGCTTGATGCGCAGTTTCTCCAACACGCCGTGATAGGCGCGGACGGCGTCTTCCGGCGTGATTTCGCGTTCGACGATCAGTCGGAGGAAATTCACGAACGCCAGTTGGTTTTCGGCGTTGTTGATCTTCCGCCCGAAGAGCGCCACGCGAGCGCCGTACTTTTGCGCTTCGGCGATGAGCTTAAAGGCGTCGTACGTCGTGCCGGCGCCGCCGCCGAGGATGCCGACGATGAGGTGCGGGTCATAGGCGACCAATTCCTCCATCGCCTTGGGGCCGTGGTAGACGACCTTGAGGAAGACCGGTCGCCCTGGACCAGCCACGCCGGCAAGCGTGCGTGCGATCGAGTCGTTGATGTAGCCCGGCAGCACGTCGGACGCCATGCCGACCGGCACATTGGGATCGAAGACTTCCAAAAAATGGCGGAAGCCGACGCGTTCGGCCTCGATGCGAAATGCACGATAGGCTTCGAGCGTGCGCAGGTCGTCTTCCAGGCGATTCGTGAACGTGACGCTATAGAGGCCGAGATTCGCCCCACGGACGCGCTCATCCGGCGCACAATCCACGTGACCGCATTGGATATGGTCGAGCGTCGCGCTACAGAACGGCTGCGCGGGTGATTCCAGGTAGTTCGCGCCGCGGACCACGAACACGTCGCTGGTGTCGTTCGCCCGGGCGGCCGGCGTGACATGGCTGCCGTCGAAGAGGCGTTCCTGGATCGTGAGTTGATAGCTCGTGCTGGCCGACATCAGCATGATGTCGACGAGGCCTTGTCGGGTGATCTCGCGAATCTGCTCACGATACTCCGCCAACGTTCGCAACCGTACCTCGCCCGCGTGGCTTTCCGGCGATTTGCCCGGCGCGCCGATCCCAAACGCCATGTCGGCGTCCTTGGCGTCGGCAATGATGAACTCACGGCAACCCGAGGGATCGGCGTGAATCGCGGCAAGTTTGCGGTCGAGGGAACGCATGGGGAAACGTCGGAAGTAGGAACTCGGAACTACAAAGACTGAAAACTGAACACTGAAAACTTCAAACTATGATCCCACCCGCTTCATCACCGTGTCGACGGTTTCTCGCAGCACCGTGGCGCTGTGGCGCAGAGCTTGAACTTCTTTGGGCCAGAGTTCGATTTCCTGCGTGGCAAGCACACCGGCGCGGCCGACGACTGTCGGGACGCTGATCGAGACGTCGCGGATGCCGTAGCAGCCGTTTTGCACGCTGGAGACGGGCAAGACGCGGCGACGGTCGAGGGCGATCGACTCGATGACTTCCTGAATCGCCAGGCCGACGGCGAACCCGGCGCCGCCCTTGAGCTTGATGACTTCCGCGCCAGAGCCTTTCGTGCGGGTGAACAATTCGTTCGCCACGTGCGGATTCCAGCCGGATTGCTTGTCGATCGGCAGACCGCCCACGGTGGCACTCGACCAGATCGGCACCATGCTGTCGCCGTGTTCGCCGAGGATCAGCGCGGAAACCTGCGTCGGCGCCGCGCCGAGTTTCTGCGCGATCAAGCTGCGGAAGCGAATCGTGTCCAACTGCGTCCCGAGGCCGATGACCTGCTTGGCGGGCAGCTTCAGCTTTTTGGCGGCGAGGTACGTGAGCACGTCGACGGGGTTCGATACGACGACCACCACGGCGTCCTGGCGATAACCGGCCTTGGTGATGCCGTCCAGAATGCCCAGGAACAAATCGACGTTGCGATTGATCAAGTCGAGCCGGCTCTCGTCCGGCTTGCGGCGCAGGCCGGCGGTGATGCAGATTACGTCGCTCGTGGGGATGTGCTCATAGCCGCCCCCGGTGATGACCTGGTCGGCCATCAGGGTGGCGCCGTGCAACAGATCGAGCGCCTGACCGGCCGCGCCGTCGGCGTTGACGTCCAACATGGCGATCTCGCGAACGACCTGACCGGTCTGCAAGGCAAAGCCGGTGCAGGAGCCGACGAGACCGGCGCCGCCGATGATGCTGACTTTCATATTAGTTTGAAGTTTTCAGTGTTCAGTTTTCAGTATTTGGGCGCGGCGATTTGTGATCGGCTCGCGTTACTTGGATTGCAGCGCCGCTAAAACGCGTTCCGTGATCGCTTGGATCAGGGCTTCTTGATCGTTCGATGTCGCGGGCGCCGCGGTCGGTGCTGGGGGCGGGGCGTCGAAGGCTTTGCGTTCGACTCCGGCTTTCGCCCAGCTGTCGCGGAAGACGTCGTTGGCGCAGATGTCGCAGTTTTCCATGCCGGGCTGCAGGCGTGCGTCGGTGAAGCCCCACTTCGTCTTGAGGTCGAGCAGTTCCTTGGTCTTCTCGTGCCCCAGATACTGCACGCGGCCCAGGTCGCGGGCCAACATCAACATTCGGCAATAGGCGTCGAGGATTTCGGTCCACCAGTACGCGCGTTCGACCGTTTCGCCGAAGCTCACCGTGCCGTGGTTGGCGAGGATGATCACGTTGGACTTGTGGACGAACGGCAAAATCGTGTCGGCGAAAGACTGCGAGCCAGGCGTCTCGTATTGCGTGATCGGCACGTCGCCGAGGAAGACTTCCACTTCCGGCAGCACGCATTGCGGGATCGGCTCCCGGGCAATGGCGAACGCCGTGGCATGGGGCGGATGG
This window of the Planctomycetia bacterium genome carries:
- a CDS encoding class II aldolase/adducin family protein encodes the protein MNVFRLKQDICEIGQRIYNRGFAAANDGNISIRISDTEVLCSPTMISKGFMKPEDICLIDMDGKQLAGHRKRSSEALLHLAIMKARPEVKSVVHCHPPHATAFAIAREPIPQCVLPEVEVFLGDVPITQYETPGSQSFADTILPFVHKSNVIILANHGTVSFGETVERAYWWTEILDAYCRMLMLARDLGRVQYLGHEKTKELLDLKTKWGFTDARLQPGMENCDICANDVFRDSWAKAGVERKAFDAPPPAPTAAPATSNDQEALIQAITERVLAALQSK
- a CDS encoding HD domain-containing protein translates to MNLRIRLRIATDAARRMRSSPDLNYALAKHQAARLLCPDGIAARDLPSDGEVREELELLVPGLTPIDAPAAEVVTSVDRFRTYRLLLTALEPVQQSRRTHPEGDALYHSLQVFDLAREELPYDEEFLLAALLHDVGKAISPGNHVVAGLEALSGTITERTSWFIEHHPDAHALRGGTLGVRSLRRLQASPDFEELLMLGKCDRQGRQIGVLVPDVDEALAYVAELAAECGEE
- a CDS encoding lactate/malate dehydrogenase family protein, which produces MKVSIIGGAGLVGSCTGFALQTGQVVREIAMLDVNADGAAGQALDLLHGATLMADQVITGGGYEHIPTSDVICITAGLRRKPDESRLDLINRNVDLFLGILDGITKAGYRQDAVVVVVSNPVDVLTYLAAKKLKLPAKQVIGLGTQLDTIRFRSLIAQKLGAAPTQVSALILGEHGDSMVPIWSSATVGGLPIDKQSGWNPHVANELFTRTKGSGAEVIKLKGGAGFAVGLAIQEVIESIALDRRRVLPVSSVQNGCYGIRDVSISVPTVVGRAGVLATQEIELWPKEVQALRHSATVLRETVDTVMKRVGS